The Rhodothermales bacterium genomic interval AGTCGGATGATGACATCTCCCAGGTTTTTGCGAACATGGGGCCGCTGGAAGGATTGTTTTTGAGGTAGCTCATGCGCTGCACCTCGCCGTCGCTCAGTTCAATGCCAGGGATGTCCATCACCGAGCCGCGCCCGTAGTGCGTATCCATGATGCGCATTTCGATGTAGGAGTTCATCCCTTCGTCCATCCACGATTCCTCGAACTCGTTGCTGGCGAGGAGGCCATAGAAGTACTGGTGTCCAAATTCGTGAATCGTCACCAGTTCGAGTGGGCGCGCCCATTCGGGCAGCATATAGAACGTGCCGCAGGTGATGAGGGTGGGGTACTCCATGCCGTTGCTGCCGCCGATGCCGTCGACCAGCGTAAGGGTGTCATAGGGGTATTCGCCGAGCCACTGGTCGTAGTAGTCGAGCGCGACTTTCGCGGCGTCGAAGTGGCGCTGGACCTGGGCGCGGTGTTCGGGTTGGATGAGGAGTTTGATGGCGACGTGGCGCCACTGGTCGGTGAATTCGAGCAGGTCGCCGCTGGCCGTCCAGGCGAAATCGTGCACATCGTCGGCGCGGTAGGTGACCTGTTTCTGGCCGTTCAGGATGACCTCGCCCACCTGTTTACCCGTGGCGCCGATGCGGTAATGTTCGGGCGCCGTGAGGGAGACTTCGTAGGTGCCGAAGTCCGCGTAGAACTCGCTATTGGCGTGGAACTGGTGGGTATTCCACTGGCCGGCGGGGGCGTCGGCCGGCACATAGCGCTGGCCTGGGACTTCGTAGACGCCGAGTTTGGGAAACCACTGGGCGACCATGAAGAACAGGCTGTCGTTGTCCTTGCGTTCCCAGCCGGTGCGCGCGAAGATCTGCGGCATGCGGGAGGTGAAGTCGATATCCAGCGTGATCTCGGCGCCAGGGGCGACGGGTTCGGGGAGTTGGACGGAAACGACCGTGCGATCCTGCGTGTTGTCGTCGTCCGGATGGATGAACGTGATGGCGTCGGTGAGGTCGATCGATTCCGGAGCGGCGCCGAGTGGGCCGGCGTCGCCGGGGGTGTTGCGGACGATCTGCATCCGGTTGATGTCGATCCCTCCCCAGCGTTCCTCGCCGTCGGCGGAGAAGCCGCGGTGCCGGCCGCCGCTTTCCTTCATGAACGTACTGGTGGAGTCTCGGAAGGCGTTCAGGTAGAGGTGGAACTGGAGTTCGCCGACCGGGACGGAATCCGGGTTGCGCCAGGTGACCCGTTGCCGGCCCTCGATCGACCGGGTGGAGGGATCGAGGGTGACTTCCATCTCATAGGCGACGCGTCGTTCGCTGAGGGGGCTATCGTGGATCGTCTGCGCCGCGGCCGGGATGCTGACGAAGCACACGAGTCCGAGTCCAAAGGCGATTTTGAAGGCGCGCACGCCGGCGCCATGAACCTTATGCATACAACTTGCGTTGGGTGAAAAGCCGACGGAAACAGCCGGCAGCGCCACATGAAACGGCGCGTGACAACGAAGAATCCGGTCTTTATGGTACGCCGCGGGCTACCGAGTTGCAACGTAAACCAGCGCTTCCCGCATGATGTCCCTACCCGCCCGCGTGACCATCGCCGAGGTCGGCATGCGCGATGGCTTCCAGTTCGAGGCGAAGCCGATTCCCACCGACCTGAAGCGCGAGGTGCTGCAGGGCCTGGTGGCGGCCGGCGTGCCGCGGATCCAGGTCACGTCGTTCGTCCACCCGACGCGGGTACCGCAGATGGCGGATGCCGAAGAGTTATGCGCCCGGCTGCCCGAGGGTGACACCGTGTACACGGGTCTGGCGCTGAACGCGCGGGGCGTGGAGCGGGCGGCGGCAGCCGGCCTGGGGTTCGTCGATCTGTCGATCTCGACCAATGATCGACATAGCCGCGACAATGCGGGTATGTCGCTCGTTGAGGCTATCGAGGAGGCTGAAGTGATGATCGGCCTTGCCCGCCGGCTGGGGATTCAGGCGCAGATGGGCCTCCAGTGTGTGTTTGGCTACGCCGCGCCGGGCGACACGCCGTTGGATCGGGTGGTAGATTTGGCGCGCCGGTATGCCCTTCTCGGGCTCGAGTCGCTCTCCCTGGCCGATACCACCGGGATGGCCCATCCTGTATCGATCCAGCGAGTGGTAGAAGAGGTCCAGTCCGTCGTTGGGGATGTGCCCATCGTGCTGCATCTTCACGACACGCGCGGCCTGGGCATGGCCAACGTGCTCGCCGCGCTTCAGGCCGGCGTGACCCGGTTCGACGCCTCGATGGGCGGCCTCGGCGGATGTCCGTTTATCCCGGGCGCGACAGGCAATATCGCGACGGAGGATACGATCTATCTACTCGAAGCCATGGGGATCGAGACGGGGATTGACCGCCGTCGGGTGGGGGCGATCACGCGCGGGTTAGAGGCGTTTTTAGGCCGTGAGTTGCCGGGTAAGATGCATCGGCTGGACGTGAAAAGTCACGCCTCCTGATAGCTCTCGATCGGTGGGCAGGCGCAGACCAGGTTGCGGTCGCCATAGGCGTCATCGAGCCGGCGGACACTGGGCCAGAACTTGGATGCACGGAGCCAGGATGCCGGGAAGGCGGCTTTTTCGCGCCCGTACGGCATCGTCCACGCGTCGGCCGTGACCATGGCGGCGGTGTGCGGGGCCTGCTTGAGGACGTTGAGCGTCTGGTCCGCGATGCCGAGTTCGATCTCCTGGATCTCGGCGCGGATAGAGATCATCGCCTGGACGAAGCGGTCCAGCTCCGCCTTCGACTCGCTCTCTGTCGGCTCGATCATCATGGTGCCGACGACAGGCCACGAGACGGTCGGGGCGTGGTAGCTGTAGTCCATCAGGCGTTTGGCCACATCCTGTTCAAGTACGCCGGCTTTCTGGCGGAATGGACGGAGGTCCATGATGAACTCGTGCGCGACGAAGCCTTGCCGTCCCTTGTAGAGGATGGCGTAGTGGCTTTCGAGGCGCTTTGCGAGGTAGTTGGCGTTCAGAATAGCCAGCTGGGTCGCGCGTTTGAGGCCGTCCGGCCCCATCATGGCGATGTAGGCCCACGAGATGAGGAGGATGCTCGCGCTGCCGAACGGTGCCGCCGAGACCGGCCCGGTGGCCTGTTCGCCTCCGGTGGCCACCACCGGATGGCCGGGGAGGAAAGGCGCCAGGTGGCTCCCTACGCAAATCGGCCCCATGCCGGGTCCGCCGCCGCCGTGCGGGATGCTGAACGTCTTGTGGAGATTGAGGTGGCAGACGTCGGCGCCGAAGTCGCCCGGCCGGCACAGGCCCACCTGGGCGTTCATGTTGGCGCCATCCAGATACACCTGGCCCCCGAAGCTGTGGACCACCTCGCAGATTTCGCGGATCGACTCGTCGAATACGCCGTGGGTGGAGGGGTAGGTGACCATGATGGCCGCGAGCTTATCCGCGTTCGCGGCCGCTTTCTCGCGCAGGTCGGTCATGTTGATGTCGCCGCTCTCCGTGCTCTTCACGATGACAACCTGCATGCCGGCCATTACCGCGCTGGCCGGGTTCGTGCCGTGGGCCGACTCGGGCACGATACACACGGTACGGTGCGTGTCGCCGCGGCTGAGATGGTAGGCGCGGATCACGAGGAGCCCGGTGTACTCGCCGGCGGCGCCGGAGTTGGGCTGGAGCGACACCGCGTCGAAGCCCGTGATCTCCGCGAGCCAGTCCGCCAGTTCATCGATGACGACCCGGTAGCCGGCGGCCTGCTCGGCGGGCGCAAACGGGTGCATCTTGCTGAAAGCCGGAAACGAGACCGGCATCAACTCGGCGGCGGCGTTCAGCTTCATCGTACACGAGCCCAGCGGGATCATGCTCGTAGTGAGCGACAGGTCCCGCGAGGACAGGCGATGGATGTACCGCATCAGCTCCGTTTCCGAGTGGTACTGGTGGAATACGGGGTGTGTGAGGTAGGGGCTGGTGCGGGCGAACGCGCCGAAGTCGGCCGGCGCGGCCTCCTCGGCCAGTTCCTCCGCGAAGAGCTCGCCGGATGCTTCGCGGTCGAACAGCGCGAGGAGCGTGTCCAGGTCGTCGATGGTGACGGTTTCATCGAGGGCGATGCCGATGTTGCCGCCGGCATAGGCCCGCAGGTTGATGCAGTTGGCGTCCGCCGCGCCGAGGATCGATTCTTGTTCGTCGGGCGTGAGTTCAACGCAAAGGGTGTCGAAATACAGATCGTGCTTGAGGGTATAGCCGAGTTGTTCGAGCCCATGGGCCAGGACACGTGTGGCGCCGTGTACGCGTTCGGCGATGGCCCGGAGGCCGCGCGGCCCGTGGTAGACGGCGTACATGCCGGCCATGACGGCCAGGAGCACCTGGGCCGTGCAGATGTTGGAGGTCGCCTTATCCCGTCGAATGTGCTGTTCGCGGGTCTGGAGCGCCATGCGCAGCGCCGGCTGGCCGGCGGCGTCGATCGACAGGCCGATGATCCGGCCGGGCACCTGCCGTTTGAATTCGTCGCGGGTGGCGAAGAAGGCCGCGTGGGGGCCGCCGTAACCCAGGGGCACGCCGAAGCGCTGGCTGTTGCCCACCGCGGCGTCCGCGCCGACCTCGCCGGGGGGGATGAGGAGCGTGAGGCTGAGCAGATCTGCCGCGACGACGACCAGGGCGCCGGCGGCGTGCGCGGCCGCGCAGGTGTCTGTGTAATCGTAGACCGCGCCGTCGGTCGCCGGATATTGCACGAGCGCGCCGAAGACCGACTCATCAAAAGTAAAGGCGCGGTGATCTCCGACCACGACCTCGATCCCCAGCGGTTCAGCGCGCATCTGAACAACGGCTATGGTCTGCGGGTGGCACGTGTTGGAGACGAGGAACCGATGTCGGTCCTGTCCCTTGACCAGGCGCTGGAACATCATCATGGCCTCGGCGGCGGCGGTGCCTTCGTCGAGCAGAGAGGCGTTGGCGATTTCGAGGCCCGTGAGATCGAGCACCATCGTCTGGTAGTTCAGCAGCGCTTCCAGCCGGCCCTGTGCGATTTCGGCCTGGTAAGGGGTGTACTGGGCGTACCAGGAAGGATTTTCGAAGATGTTGCGCTGGATGGCCGGCGGGGTTACCGTGTCGTAATAGCCAAGGCCGATAAACGAGCGGTAGACCTGGTTCCGGGCCGCGAGTTCGCGGGCGCGGGCAAGCAGGCCATATTCCGTAAGAGCCGGCGGCAGGGCGAGGGGTTCGGTGCGTCGGATCGAGGCCGGCACCGTGCGTTCGCTGAGCACGTCGAGCGAGGGCACGCCAACGACCCGGAGCAT includes:
- a CDS encoding hydroxymethylglutaryl-CoA lyase — its product is MMSLPARVTIAEVGMRDGFQFEAKPIPTDLKREVLQGLVAAGVPRIQVTSFVHPTRVPQMADAEELCARLPEGDTVYTGLALNARGVERAAAAGLGFVDLSISTNDRHSRDNAGMSLVEAIEEAEVMIGLARRLGIQAQMGLQCVFGYAAPGDTPLDRVVDLARRYALLGLESLSLADTTGMAHPVSIQRVVEEVQSVVGDVPIVLHLHDTRGLGMANVLAALQAGVTRFDASMGGLGGCPFIPGATGNIATEDTIYLLEAMGIETGIDRRRVGAITRGLEAFLGRELPGKMHRLDVKSHAS
- the gcvP gene encoding aminomethyl-transferring glycine dehydrogenase, whose protein sequence is MPIDLQFTDSFDRRHNGSSDADIQDMLRVVGVPSLDVLSERTVPASIRRTEPLALPPALTEYGLLARARELAARNQVYRSFIGLGYYDTVTPPAIQRNIFENPSWYAQYTPYQAEIAQGRLEALLNYQTMVLDLTGLEIANASLLDEGTAAAEAMMMFQRLVKGQDRHRFLVSNTCHPQTIAVVQMRAEPLGIEVVVGDHRAFTFDESVFGALVQYPATDGAVYDYTDTCAAAHAAGALVVVAADLLSLTLLIPPGEVGADAAVGNSQRFGVPLGYGGPHAAFFATRDEFKRQVPGRIIGLSIDAAGQPALRMALQTREQHIRRDKATSNICTAQVLLAVMAGMYAVYHGPRGLRAIAERVHGATRVLAHGLEQLGYTLKHDLYFDTLCVELTPDEQESILGAADANCINLRAYAGGNIGIALDETVTIDDLDTLLALFDREASGELFAEELAEEAAPADFGAFARTSPYLTHPVFHQYHSETELMRYIHRLSSRDLSLTTSMIPLGSCTMKLNAAAELMPVSFPAFSKMHPFAPAEQAAGYRVVIDELADWLAEITGFDAVSLQPNSGAAGEYTGLLVIRAYHLSRGDTHRTVCIVPESAHGTNPASAVMAGMQVVIVKSTESGDINMTDLREKAAANADKLAAIMVTYPSTHGVFDESIREICEVVHSFGGQVYLDGANMNAQVGLCRPGDFGADVCHLNLHKTFSIPHGGGGPGMGPICVGSHLAPFLPGHPVVATGGEQATGPVSAAPFGSASILLISWAYIAMMGPDGLKRATQLAILNANYLAKRLESHYAILYKGRQGFVAHEFIMDLRPFRQKAGVLEQDVAKRLMDYSYHAPTVSWPVVGTMMIEPTESESKAELDRFVQAMISIRAEIQEIELGIADQTLNVLKQAPHTAAMVTADAWTMPYGREKAAFPASWLRASKFWPSVRRLDDAYGDRNLVCACPPIESYQEA
- a CDS encoding M1 family metallopeptidase, with amino-acid sequence MHKVHGAGVRAFKIAFGLGLVCFVSIPAAAQTIHDSPLSERRVAYEMEVTLDPSTRSIEGRQRVTWRNPDSVPVGELQFHLYLNAFRDSTSTFMKESGGRHRGFSADGEERWGGIDINRMQIVRNTPGDAGPLGAAPESIDLTDAITFIHPDDDNTQDRTVVSVQLPEPVAPGAEITLDIDFTSRMPQIFARTGWERKDNDSLFFMVAQWFPKLGVYEVPGQRYVPADAPAGQWNTHQFHANSEFYADFGTYEVSLTAPEHYRIGATGKQVGEVILNGQKQVTYRADDVHDFAWTASGDLLEFTDQWRHVAIKLLIQPEHRAQVQRHFDAAKVALDYYDQWLGEYPYDTLTLVDGIGGSNGMEYPTLITCGTFYMLPEWARPLELVTIHEFGHQYFYGLLASNEFEESWMDEGMNSYIEMRIMDTHYGRGSVMDIPGIELSDGEVQRMSYLKNNPSSGPMFAKTWEMSSSDYGKASYAKPAVVLATLERYLGWDAMQRILHTYYERWRFKHPTTRDFIAIVEEVAGQPMTWFFDPYVYGTAVVDYAVDAIVNTPPTEDGGRYQSVATLLRKDNGVFPQVVRVRFADGSVEDVAWDGQGAKHELSFNRDTPIAEVFIDPDHIVWLDVDRLNNRRLVEPETTYARRQQFNATVWLQQLFYLFGGLF